A single window of Dendropsophus ebraccatus isolate aDenEbr1 chromosome 5, aDenEbr1.pat, whole genome shotgun sequence DNA harbors:
- the LOC138793039 gene encoding gap junction alpha-4 protein-like, with protein MGDWEFLEKLLDQVQEHSTGFGKVWLILLFIFRILILGLAGESVWGDEQSDFVCNTEQPGCPNVCYDKAFPISHVRFWVLQFLFVSTPTLFYLGHVIYLSRKEEKLKQKEEELRAISDKDHQVDQAIAVIEKKRLKICIQEDGRVKIRGALMYTYVTSVIFKSIFEAGFLLGQWYLYGFVMPAVYVCERNPCPHKVDCFVSRPMEKTIFILFMLVVSLISLFLNLLELMHLVFKSMLHTLKKYSTYNSNPRYSKEEDVYPGKCPETATAPFNDKSYMYLPMSENISYPAYKIQNEDNWANFNTEKQIAMHVGKQANLEHYSSGFTPVTTSSHAVVEKQPSRASSSASKKQYV; from the coding sequence ATGGGAGACTGGGAGTTTCTTGAAAAGTTGTTGGATCAAGTGCAAGAACACTCTACTGGCTTTGGCAAAGTCTGGCTAATATTGCTGTTTATCTTCCGCATCTTAATTCTTGGTCTCGCAGGGGAATCAGTTTGGGGAGACGAACAATCAGATTTTGTCTGCAATACAGAACAACCTGGGTGTCCAAACGTTTGTTATGACAAGGCTTTTCCAATCTCCCATGTACGATTCTGGGTGCTTCAGTTTCTTTTCGTTAGCACCCCCACGTTATTTTATCTGGGCCatgtaatctatctatctagaaaagaaGAGAAGCTCAAACAAAAAGAGGAAGAATTAAGAGCTATAAGTGACAAAGACCATCAAGTGGACCAAGCCATAGCAGTCATAGAGAAGAAACGGTTAAAAATCTGCATTCAAGAAGATGGCCGAGTCAAAATCAGGGGGGCTCTGATGTATACATACGTCACAAGCGTCATTTTCAAAAGTATTTTTGAAGCTGGCTTTTTGCTGGGTCAGTGGTACCTTTACGGTTTCGTTATGCCAGCTGTCTATGTATGTGAAAGAAATCCTTGCCCTCACAAAGTGGATTGTTTTGTGTCGAGACCTATGGAGAAAACTATTTTCATCTTATTTATGTTAGTGGTGTCGCTTATTTCTCTTTTCCTCAACCTTCTAGAACTTATGCATCTAGTTTTCAAGAGTATGCTTCACACCTTGAAAAAATACTCTACTTATAATTCCAACCCAAGATACTCAAAAGAAGAGGATGTGTACCCTGGGAAATGCCCCGAGACTGCTACCGCTCCTTTTAATGACAAATCGTACATGTACCTTCCAATGAGTGAGAACATTTCCTACCCAGCATATAAAATCCAGAATGAGGACAACTGGGCTAACTTCAATACGGAGAAACAGATAGCAATGCATGTTGGGAAACAAGCAAAtctggaacattattctagtgGTTTCACTCCTGTTACTACTAGTTCCCATGCTGTAGTGGAGAAGCAACCAAGTAGAGCCAGTAGCTCGGCATCTAAGAAACAATATGTTTGA